A window of Micromonospora sp. WMMC415 genomic DNA:
CCTCCAGGTCCGCCGGGGCGTAGAAGTCCAGGTGCGCGACGAAGCCGAACCGGTCCCGCATCGGGCCGGTGAGCAGGCCGGACCGGGTGGTCGCGCCGACCAGCGTGAACGGTTCCACGTCCAGCGGGATGGCGGTCGCGCCGGGCCCCTTGCCGACCACGACGTCGACCCGGAAGTCCTCCATCGCGGAGTAGAGCAGCTCCTCCGCCGGGCGGGCGATCCGGTGGATCTCGTCGATGAACAGCACGTCGCCCTCGGCGAGGCTGGTCAGGATCGCGGCCAGGTCGCCGGAGCGCTCGATCGCCGGGCCGCTGGTCACCCGGATGCCGGTGCCCAGCTCGGCGGCGACGATGTTGGCGAGGCTGGTCTTACCCAAGCCGGGCGGCCCCGAGAGGAGGATGTGGTCCGGCGGGCTGCCGCGCCGCATCGCGCCCTGGAGCAGCAGGTCGAGCTGGTCGCGGACCCGGTCCTGGGCGATGAAGTCGGCCAGCCGCTTCGGCCGGACGCTGGCCTCCGCGTCCCGTTCCGCGTCGCTGACGTACGCCGAGACCAGATTGTCCCCGCTCACCGGGTGCGGCCCAGCAGTCGGATGGCCTGCTTGAGCAGGACCGGCACCGGCGGCACGTCCCCGTCGAGCGTCTCCGCCACCGCCGCGACCGCCTGGTCGGCCTGACCGGCCGTCCACCCGAGACCGACGAGCGCCTGCCGGACCTGCTCGGGCCAGGCGCCGGTGGTGACGCCGGCCACCCCGTCGACGCCCACCGGGACCGGGCCGACCCGGTCGCGCAGCTCCAGGACCAGCCGCTCGGCGCCCTTCTTGCCGATGCCCGGCACGCGGGTCAGCGCGGCGGTGTCGGCGTTGGCGATGGCCTTGCGGACCGCGTCCGGCGTGTGCACGGCGAGCACCGCCTGGGCGAGCCGGGGGCCGACCCCGCTCGCGGTCTGGAGGAGCTCGAACAGGGTCTTCGCGTCGTCGTCGGCGAAGCCGTAGAGGGTCAGCGAATCCTCGCGGACGACCAGGCTGGTGGCGAGCCGGGCCGGCTGGCCGACCCGCAGCTCGGCGATGGTGCCCGGGGCGCACTGCACCGCCAGGCCCACCCCGCCCACCTCGATCACGGCGTGGTCGGGACCGGTCGCGGTCACCACGCCCCGGACGCTGGCGAT
This region includes:
- the ruvB gene encoding Holliday junction branch migration DNA helicase RuvB produces the protein MSGDNLVSAYVSDAERDAEASVRPKRLADFIAQDRVRDQLDLLLQGAMRRGSPPDHILLSGPPGLGKTSLANIVAAELGTGIRVTSGPAIERSGDLAAILTSLAEGDVLFIDEIHRIARPAEELLYSAMEDFRVDVVVGKGPGATAIPLDVEPFTLVGATTRSGLLTGPMRDRFGFVAHLDFYAPADLEALLHRSARILGVPITDDGAAEIAGRSRGTPRIANRLLRRVRDFAEVRAEGVVTLETARAALTVYDVDALGLDRLDRAVLTALVDSFRGGPVGLSTLAVAVGEQPDTVEEVCEPFLVRAGLLARTPRGRVATEAAWRHLGRTPPNGIFGTDAPPVPDLFSVEPEQP
- the ruvA gene encoding Holliday junction branch migration protein RuvA — its product is MIASVRGVVTATGPDHAVIEVGGVGLAVQCAPGTIAELRVGQPARLATSLVVREDSLTLYGFADDDAKTLFELLQTASGVGPRLAQAVLAVHTPDAVRKAIANADTAALTRVPGIGKKGAERLVLELRDRVGPVPVGVDGVAGVTTGAWPEQVRQALVGLGWTAGQADQAVAAVAETLDGDVPPVPVLLKQAIRLLGRTR